Proteins found in one Salvia splendens isolate huo1 chromosome 10, SspV2, whole genome shotgun sequence genomic segment:
- the LOC121750520 gene encoding probable LRR receptor-like serine/threonine-protein kinase At2g24230 — protein sequence MGVEIVGYYILVVALLFRPLVCQQPNTDESFLLEFFVKMGLNPPQKYGFSGSFCSWRGVVCDDEGQNVVKLEASGVGLSGVIPDTTIGKLTKLESLDLSSNKITTLPSDFWSLGSLIFLNLSYNLISGSLSSNIGNFGHLQSLDLSFNKFSGIIPEAVSSLTKLQALNLSRNGFESSVPLGILQCLNLVSVDLSENKLNGSLPSGFAAALPQLKLLSLAENKVVGRDSDFTGMKSVSFLNLSGNIFRGSVLGVFEGVLEVVDLSRNLFQGHIPQVNLTSAFNWSNLLYLDMSENELSGELFFSGLHQFINLRHLNLAHNRFTKHHFLINVDMLTHLEYLNLSATNLVGEIPSNISGLTSLATLDLSDNHLSSHIPRFAFKSLKFLDLSHNNLKGDIPLVVIDELHHMDTFNFSYNNLSFCASQFSPKILEASFIGSTNSCPIAANPDFFRKKSPKHRGLKIALALAVSMVFLLMGLLVLAFRCRRKTRMWAVKQDSYTEEQAVSGPFSFQTDSTTWVADVKQATSVPVVIFEKPLLNFTFADLLSATSHFDRGTLLAEGRFGPVYGGLLPGGLHVAVKVLVHGSTMTDHEAARELEYLGRIKHPNLVPLTGYCLAGEQRIAIYDYMENGNLQNLLYDLPLGTQRTEDWSTDTWEDENSGIQNVGPEGSLTTWRFRHKIALGTARALAFLHHGCSPPIIHRDVKASSVYLDSNLEPRLSDFGISKIFGNGAEDEIARGSPGYVPPEFLDPESSSSSPKAPTPKSDIYGFGVILFELITGKKPVEDVYEDEKETNLTSWARGLVRTNQTSCAIDPRIRGSAPDAQIIEALKIGYLCTAKIPSKRPTMQQVVGLLKDLEQITHT from the coding sequence ATGGGTGTTGAAATAGTGGGTTACTACATTTTAGTGGTGGCTCTGCTGTTTAGGCCTTTGGTTTGCCAACAACCCAACACAGACGAGTCATTTCTTCTTGAATTCTTTGTAAAAATGGGCTTAAACCCACCCCAAAAATATGGATTTTCTGGGTCATTCTGTTCTTGGAGAGGTGTGGTTTGTGATGATGAGGGACAAAATGTTGTGAAGCTAGAAGCTTCTGGAGTGGGTTTATCTGGTGTGATTCCTGATACAACTATTGGGAAATTGACAAAGCTTGAATCTTTGGATCTTAGCAGTAACAAGATTACTACCTTGCCTTCTGATTTCTGGAGTTTGGGTTCTCTCATATTTCTTAATCTTTCATACAACTTAATCTCTGGGAGTCTTTCTAGCAACATAGGAAATTTTGGGCACCTTCAAAGTTTGGACCTTTCATTCAACAAATTTAGTGGGATCATTCCAGAAGCAGTCAGCTCATTAACCAAGTTGCAGGCTTTGAATCTCAGCCGCAATGGGTTTGAATCCAGTGTTCCATTAGGAATATTGCAGTGTTTGAATTTGGTTTCTGTTGATCTGTCTGAAAACAAGCTCAATGGCTCTCTCCCTAGTGGATTTGCTGCTGCATTGCCACAGCTCAAGCTGTTGAGCTTAGCAGAAAACAAGGTTGTTGGCCGGGATTCGGACTTTACCGGGATGAAAAGCGTGAGCTTTCTGAATCTCTCTGGCAATATCTTCAGGGGTTCTGTTTTAGGTGTGTTTGAAGGTGTGTTGGAGGTGGTGGATTTGAGCAGGAATCTGTTCCAAGGCCACATTCCTCAGGTAAACCTTACATCAGCTTTCAATTGGTCCAATTTGCTGTATTTGGATATGTCTGAGAATGAGTTGAGTGGTGAACTTTTCTTCTCAGGATTGCATCAGTTTATCAATCTTAGACACCTTAATCTTGCACACAACAGATTCACCAAACACCACTTTCTGATCAATGTTGATATGCTCACACATTTAGAGTATCTAAATTTGTCTGCTACCAATTTGGTTGGTGAGATTCCTAGCAACATCTCAGGCCTAACTAGTTTAGCAACCCTTGATCTCTCTGATAACCATCTCAGCTCCCACATTCCTCGTTTCGCGTTTAAGAGCCTCAAGTTTCTTGACCTTTCACACAACAATCTAAAAGGAGACATCCCATTGGTGGTGATTGATGAGCTCCATCATATGGATACCTTCAATTTCTCTTACAACAACCTTAGCTTTTGTGCGTCCCAGTTTTCCCCCAAAATCCTTGAAGCTTCTTTCATAGGATCGACTAATAGCTGCCCCATTGCTGCCAACCCGGACTTCTTTAGGAAAAAGTCTCCAAAGCATAGAGGGCTAAAGATTGCTCTGGCTCTGGCCGTCTCCATGGTGTTTTTGCTCATGGGGTTGCTTGTTCTAGCCTTTCGATGTCGTAGAAAGACAAGAATGTGGGCTGTGAAACAGGATTCTTATACGGAGGAGCAGGCAGTCTCGGGGCCCTTCTCATTCCAGACGGATTCAACCACTTGGGTGGCTGATGTTAAGCAGGCAACATCAGTGCCCGTGGTCATTTTTGAGAAGCCGCTGCTGAACTTTACATTTGCGGACTTGCTGTCTGCGACCTCTCATTTTGATCGGGGCACCTTGCTGGCAGAAGGGAGATTCGGGCCGGTGTATGGTGGACTGCTGCCAGGGGGATTACACGTTGCTGTTAAGGTTTTGGTCCATGGGTCCACGATGACAGACCATGAAGCTGCAAGAGAGCTCGAGTATCTTGGTCGAATCAAGCACCCTAATCTCGTTCCATTAACCGGATATTGCTTGGCTGGTGAGCAGAGGATAGCTATCTACGATTACATGGAGAATGGGAACTTGCAGAACTTGCTCTACGATCTGCCACTAGGGACTCAAAGGACGGAAGATTGGAGCACAGACACATGGGAAGATGAGAACAGCGGGATACAAAACGTTGGCCCTGAAGGATCACTAACAACGTGGAGATTCAGACACAAGATCGCACTTGGCACTGCTCGTGCACTTGCGTTCCTCCACCATGGCTGCTCGCCTCCCATCATCCACAGAGACGTCAAAGCAAGCAGCGTCTATCTGGACTCCAACTTAGAGCCCAGGCTGTCAGACTTTGGAATTTCGAAGATTTTTGGCAATGGGGCTGAAGATGAGATTGCTCGTGGATCGCCAGGGTACGTGCCACCAGAGTTTCTCGACCCAGAGAGCAGCAGCTCATCGCCAAAGGCTCCAACACCCAAGTCAGACATATATGGATTCGGAGTGATCCTGTTTGAGCTCATCACGGGGAAGAAGCCAGTTGAAGATGTGTACGAAGATGAGAAAGAAACAAACTTGACGAGTTGGGCAAGGGGACTTGTGAGGACGAACCAAACATCATGTGCTATCGACCCCAGGATCCGTGGGAGTGCACCGGATGCACAGATCATCGAGGCTTTGAAGATCGGATACCTTTGCACAGCCAAAATC